A region from the Chrysoperla carnea chromosome 4, inChrCarn1.1, whole genome shotgun sequence genome encodes:
- the LOC123298328 gene encoding mitochondrial inner membrane protease subunit 1 yields the protein MRVVVSKLCGIIGYMVQYGCIAHCTFEYLGDFVVCTGPSMEPTLFSDNVLFTEHLSPRFNKISRGDIIIAKCPTNPKQHICKRVIGIPGDRIRTGNRQELVPVGHVWLEGDNSRNSADSRAYGPVPKGLIRSKALCRVWPIKDISLLTNSNY from the exons atgaGGGTCGTTGTTTCTAAACTTTGTGGAATTATTGGGTATATGGTGCAATATGGATGTATTGCTCATTGCACATTTGAATACCTTGGTGATTTTGTAGTG tGCACTGGACCATCGATGGAACCAACTCTATTTTCTGATAATGTCCTATTCACTGAACATTTATCGCCTAGATTCAATAAAATATCCCGTGGTGATATAATCATCGCTAAATGTCCAACAAATCCGAAACAACATATATGTAAACGAGTTATTGGAATACCAGGTGATCGAATAAGGACTGGTAATCGACAAGAATTAGTACCAGTCGGTCATGTATGGTTAGAAGGTGATAATTCAAGAAATTCAGCAGATTCAAGAGCATATGGTCCTGTACCAAAAGGTTTAATTCGTAGTAAAGCTCTATGTAGAGTTTGGCCTATTAAAGACATTTCATTGTTAACTAATTCTAATTATTGA